GGAGTATAGGTCGTACACCTGGTAGAGGGCCATGCACCCGGTGATGATTATGTTCTTGTAGCAGTAGAAGAGCACCAGGAAGGCCAGCCGCTGCGAGTTGTAGTGACCGTGGACGAGGAGCAGACGGCGCAGCATCTCGAAGCGGGCAATCGCAAAGTCGGCACACCGGGCGGCTTGTTTGCCCTCACGACCCGTGATCCCAATGCCAATGTGCGCCTCCTGGATCATGGACACATCGTTGGCGCCGTCGCCAATCGCAGCCGTAATGTGCTTCTTGCGCCGCTTGATCAGCGTGACAATCTCGGACTTTTGCAGCGGACTGAGTCGGCAACAAAGCACCGCTCGGCAGCGCAGTGCAAGGTCGCCAAACTGGCGCGGTGTGTGCTCCAGCAGGGCGGCTATAGTAGTTCCATCTACTATCAGCACCTCCGGCTCATCATCGCCAATCATCTCCAGTCGGGCAAGGAGCTCCGCTGGCTCAGTCGTGTTGATGATGAAGTGCTGCTTCGATCCACGCGGAATGTGGCGGCAAGCAAGTCCAATGTTGTAGGCCGTTTCCACTTTGTCGCCGGTGAGCACCCAGATCTTTAGACCAGCCGCTTGCAGAGCCTCTAGGGTATCGCCCACGTGCTCCTGCAGTGCGTCCTCCAAGGCAGTGGCGCCGAGCAGGTCGAGTTCTGTGAAAAGTTACTAGTTTTAATTGGAGCGGAtgcggctcgaaggaccataTTTGCCACAATCGTCACCATTCCTTACCATTCTCCACTGTTTCATAGCAGCTTGATATTAGTTCGTTCCTGTTACTCAACTGGGTGTTGGCCTTCCGGTAGAGCTCCTCGAAATGAAACAACTCATCAGCGGTCAGTGTGCGTCGCGCCACGGCCATGGTGCGAAGGCCATTTTGGGCATATTTCGTGATCTGCGCGTCAGTCTGCTCCACAAGAGGACTCGCCTTGCATCTTGGAAAGATGGCACTTTCCGCTCCTTTGCAATATAGCCAGATGGTGTCGCTCTGATCTCGGACAATGACGCTCATCCGCTGACGCTCCGAACTGAACTCCAGAACGTGCAGTCTCTTGAACTGCAACTTTTCGGCGCTTGGATACCGGCAGATGCGTAGGACATCATTCTCCTGACCCTCGTACACTAGACCCAGACTGGCGCAGCCCTCGAGAAGAGCCTTCTCGTCGGGACTGGACGCCTGATAGCGATCCACAATGTTCCTGCTCATCAAGCGACTTTGTTCCGATACGGATTCCGACGACTCCAGCGACTTCTCACCCACTTCCTGGAGTACTTCCACCGTATGGCACACGGTCAGTGCCTCGAAGAGGACTGCTGCATCGGCCTTGGGCAGGGTATAACGATATATTTATCTATCTATATGCTTCGATGGAAGAAATGTAGTACTCACATCCAGTTTCTCCAGTTCAAACTTTTCACCGGTGCCCTCGGAAACGAGATGGGTGTTTTGGAGCTGATAATTAATATCTGGCACATAGCAATTGACGAACTTCATGAGGTTCTTGGTGAGTGTGCCCGTCTTGTCGGAGAACAGAATATTGACCTGGCCCAGCTCCTCGTTCAGATTGGACGCGTTGACCCGACATGGCTGATCGGTTTCCTCATCGTACAAATGGAGATCGTTGTGCATGAAGTGCATGCCGAAGATGCGATACACTTCGATGTTCATATAGGCGGAAATGGGCACCATGTAATTGAAGAGCAGCAGAAAGGAGAGGAAGTCCTCGAAGATTTGCCACGCTGAATTGAAGTTGGTTGGTGGACCCAGGTAGGGCATGGTGGGCACAATCTTCGCCTCCCTGTGACTACATTTGGAAAAGATGATCTTTTATAGATAACTTTTATAAACGTTTGTATCTCATTCCAGATATACACCCACCGTTCGATGAGATAcaaaaccaccaccaccacgatCATTCCCACGATGAGGGCCACCATAAATCGATTGATGTACTTCTCGCTGGATGCGGACTTGTTGCCGGTGTAGCGGCTATTCAGCTGCAACTTGGTGTGCATTCCAGTGTAGATGGCACAGCCAACCACCCGTTCGGTGCTCTTAACTCGAACACCGCGCAGTAGAAGATTATCAATGGTCAGGGGCAGGGCGTCACCACCGCTGGATCCTTCAGCATCGCTGCCCGTCCTCAACTCCAGGCGACCATTAAAGCTGTAGAGATCAGCGCTAGCAGGCTCGCAGACAATGCAATCCTTGCCCTGCAGTTCATGATCTCCGGATAGCTGGTAGCTTGCTGGCACGCATATGGTCTTCAAATTGGTCTCGCCATCCAAATTGGCTGTGTTCACGAAGCATTTGCGATCCGCACTAGATGATTGGAGCAGTACAAGGTCACAGGGCACATCGCCATCGTTTCGCACCATCACAAGATCGCCGGGCACAATGAACTGCGAGTCTATGATCTCCTCCTTGCCGCTCCTTATGACAGTTACTAGATATGGAGAGCCGATGCTGATTCAAATGGAGAACCCAACATACCCACAAGTCGCATTCATTTCTTACCTCTGGCTGTATTCACAAGCTTATCGCTTTTCGATCTCGAGTAGTCTTCCAATCCCTCCTTTAGGGCGGTAATGATCATGACAAAGAGTAGCGGCAGCAGGGAAACCAGTGGCGATATCGTTTCGTCTAGTCAAGGATCAAGGGATCGACCATTGAGTATTGCCCGATTTGGGAATAGTAAGCGTACTTACTTACGAAAAACGATACAATTGTGATGATCAGAAAGTAAAAGTAAACGGCCCGCCTAAACTGTTCGTAGAAGTTGAGGGGCAGGAATGTGAGCCAGGTGTACTTGGTGGTCGTCACCCGGTTGAGCGGCTTCTGCTGGCGACTCTCGATGCCGCCAATCTGAATCCGCAGCGGATCCGCCGATTTCTTCTTGCCAGCTCCCATTTGGTAGCCGTATCTAATGAACTATCTGGAGTGTTATATGGCTCATTCAGATGATCattgggtggtggtgggcacGCGTGGTGCCTTTGGGAGCAGACGTTGGACTGAACTGAAGTTAGCCATGGAACAGCCTGAATTGGCCACATACATAAATTGGCATATGATAAAGATAATGTTCCATTCCTCGCTTATATAAAACCCATTTTGGCCTCCAAGTGGCCCTGTCACAATGGGTATCCCATCGAAAAGAAGCAATGCTTATTTCCGGCGTTTTGCCGATGACAGATTAGTGCAAGCTAAGTTGTAGCTACTAGGCACGCTCGCAGCTTAGATTAGATGAACTCATGTCATGTCAGATTAgtaatgaaattgaattttaatatttttgggtGCCATTCCTCTTCAAACCATGCCGAACTGCTGTAAACATTCAAAGATTACTTCACACCAAATGTGCCAGCGCTTTCCCTTAACTGATTAGTACTATCGCCTTTCTTCAATTCGAATATCTAATCCAGGTGATATCGGCTTACATACTAGCCTAATCACTGGTCTAATCAGTTAAACACTTCGATTATAGCAGTGGCACTTGGGgctgttttcaaaaataaacgaaGGTCTTTGAGCTATGGACTCCCTGCTTCTGGGCATTCTTAATCAACTAGAGAGCCGACTAGGCGATACCCTCTAATAACTAATTGTGTATTAGATGTGTGGGCAACAAAGAACTAAAAGTAAGTATTTCAAAACCGAAaatgaatgttttttttttttaattactatttattaagtgaagaatccgtacatcataatattgtatcacAGGGTGGAGAAAATGTATTGTAAATAATACCTAATGGTATtatctataatttttataatatattctttttaGAATGAGGAGATGAGTGTCGTTGTGATTCTCGATCAGCTTAAAAGCTAACGCCATAAAGCTTTTGCTAAAGCTTAAATGGGTTACCACCTCTGGCAAAGCTTAAACATAAACCATTTGCATTCTTCATTTTATTGGAATTCTTATGAAAATCAacagtttattaaaaaataacttaaaactCACATTGTTAGTAAGTTATGACTCCATAGGAATTAATTGGGAAAATATGGAGGTTGCTTGAAACATTAGATATGTTTCAagtattactcatacgccacgttggtTTATCCTACATTGCTAGCTCATGCTTAAGATCTTGATTCTCCACGAATGCCTCTTGTTGGATAGTCTTTCTATTGCTCCAAAGTTCATGTAATTGGTTATCATATCATACGTTTGTCATTCAAAACTTACAGTACTCACTTAATATCTCCTCAGAAATGAAAGCTTAAACCAAAATGAAACATAGAAAGGATTGTGATATTTAAGTTCCTTTCATTTCTTATCACACAGTGTTAATCCCATTCGCGAATAGCTTACCTTTGACTCATGTTGAGTTTCATCGGTCATGGAACATTCGCTTTTGGGATGAGTGAGTCAAGGTGGAAGTTGCACGATTTCAGATAGGCTTGTCCGTAAGCCTCATGTGTTCGTATGTGAAGTCCGTTCAATGCTGAGCGATAAGATTGTTGTTATCGACATTATCTCTTCGACTAATGGCAAAACCGCGGGCTTATTCGCTCGCGAGAGCCCAATGTGAACtctaaccaaacaaaaaaaaaaaaaatattacaaaataaagaaaaaatgagCGAAGAGAGTAGCTCTGAGGATCGTATGGGCCAGCGTGGTACTGCCAACTATTGGAGAGTGCAATGCACTGGCTATGAACGCATTTAGGGATATCTAAAAGTTGGTAAGACCCCGACCTGGGTGCGATATGGGTACGGTATGGGTTTGGCTATGCGAATAAATAATTgcgtatatatgcatatatatatatataatatacatgaACATGCATGGAAAGGTCCGTCAGGCTAGCCCATGTGTATGGCGACTTTGTTAGTGGTATCGGTATCAACAATTCTTTGACAGTTTGCCGATAGATCAGTTTGCGCGTGGAAGGTCTCTTTTTCCTTTCGATTCGGTGTACAATAATCTATATGTTCAGTATATATACAGAagtctatatatattatatctgTGATCCATAGCGGTcttgtacatatatttgatTTCGCCCGCAAAGCTCGCTGTTTGTTTACCCGTTTGTTTGGCCAGAGGACCTCGGGTGCAAAACGACTCAGCACTTCAGCACAATTTGGTCGCCAGAAAAATGGTAGGTTTGCCCATCGCCCAGATATTTCAACTAGGAAAACATCCTGGCAttcgaatatttttacattCTGCAATAAATTTGGAtagctgtgtgtgtgattatgttttaatatttagaaaacCAACTATTTCATTACAAAACTATCTCAAATACCCAAGACTTAAGACCTAATACGctaattaaattgtgaaataCAAGGTGGTCGTGTAAAGCTATCGTTCTCCAGTGCATGTGGCCTTTAAAGTGATAAAGCTTTGTGATAAAAGAACTCCCCCCTGGATGTCGTCGATATCCGTATCTCTTATCGAAATTTATGGACCGTAAAATGACGAGAAGATGTTGAGTTTGGATAGAAATTTACCTCGATCATGGTGACGAACGGCTGGATggatatacatgtatatatctTTCGCTCTGCGCTACAGTGAACCCAACCCAAGTGGGAAACATGCCATCGAAATGTCGCTCAAAATGTACCCCGGCCACCGTCGATTAGTCAGCTGAGGTGCCCGCCACCTAGATATACCCATAATCTTATCAGTTTTTTGGCAGTCTACATATAGGCGGTTAGATATGGGTGGGTCTCGCTGCTCCGGAGAGCTCCAGCACTGGCTGCTCCAAGAAGAGAATATACTGGGTGAGGATATGGGATTATGGACCCGGTGCTCTTGCACGGATATCAGTTTATCAGTTGGGCAAGTACGTTTTGGCAGACGGTGGCTCCAATGAGCATGTGCACGTTGTTCGCTGTGAACTGAAAGCAAAAGACTCGAATGCATTGCACTCCCAACTAACTGATACCATCATAACAATGACGTACCGAGTGCAACAATCATGGTAACTCGATGGAACACTACTTTGTCCCACCTCGGAGAGGATTGGTCTATCCTGGACGAGAGTGTGCGAGCTTCGGCTATTCGAAACTGATCGGAAATACCTTACTCATCGGAATCTAGCGAAGAGATTACCTGGCTAGTCGGCTATtggtttcaaaaaaaaaaaaaaaaaaaaaaagtaaaaacgaaaaaaaaaaactgttatTACCGATAAGCAATACGACGAATTCGTGGTAACGAAGTATTTTAGAGAGATACAGAAATCGGTCAGTTTTAGTCAGTTATGCTATTGTTTCGCGTCGGTGCCACATTGTCCCCAAGAACTGCCAACAATTGTTAATGTACCTCGTGAGGATTGAAGCCCCAGCGCAGTGGATTAAGTCAAGGGATCATCATGGGCAAGTTCTTCGAGAGACTGTTTCAGAAAAGGGTGAGTTCAGAAAGTTCGGTGTTGTGTAATAGCGACAGGAACCAAACAGTGAACAGTGTTAAGGTTTTCTTCAgctatgtatgtgtgtatgcgaGTGTGTCTCCATATCCATCAGtgaatttctatatattagaTAAGCAACGTCGTTTGTCGATATGCGAGTGCGAAAGAGATAGCGTCGCTTAGATAAAGTGGATTGCAACTTTATAATCTTGGAACTCCATCGCACGACTCACTGGATGGGTTGGAAATCCGGAGACTTTCCAATTGGTTTTTAATCTCCACCAATGGTtggtttttcaaaatatttgggtttttttcTTCTAAATTGACTGATCGACACATTTACTTGTGACATCGTGTGAGTCATTCTTCAGTGTACAgaaattgcgtatacgacgCGTTGGCTTTGCGTTGTTATagtttttaaacaatatatgGAAAAGCTTATGTTTTTAACATAAGAATCTCTGAAAAGGCACATATTCAGTGCCCATGAGAgttttttggatatattttatagaaaaCTACTATGTTAAGCATAAACATACGCAAAAGTGAAAggtttttaaattcaaattgctgtcgttttaaaatataattaagaaTTCATTGTGGCTCCGAGCAATGTATTAGTACTAACGTACTTCATTTACTGAATTTGTAATCTACCCTCATTTAACTTTTCAATagaattcttttttatttgcttgacAGATAAACAATTGCTTTCAAACGTATGTTTTTCAAAACTGAACTTTCTTTTACAGCAAAACATATTTTGAGTTAAAGCTATTTAATGAGAAAGTCAGTGCAAGATCTTaagcaattgaatttgatGAGATTTGATTTGAGTGGGACGTCATCGAATTGACAATACGCCAAATTAACTATGCACTTTGAACCTATTAGTTGCCGAATGTCTGAATGTCTGAGTTTCTGAATTTCTTCATGTGTCGTTGTATATCGCAAACTTGAACTGGCGACGTCAATAAGTTTTCGAGCTTTTTATTGGATGCCCGAAGCTGAATGTGAAGCTGCGGCCGTACGACCGATTTTTGAAGCtgtgaatgggaatgggcatgggtatgggaatgggTATGGATACGGGTATCGGTACGGTACGGGTACGGGTATAGGTATGCCATCCGAATAGCCATAGAAATGCAGATCGAATTCTCAGTGTGAGAACGGCTTGGCACTGGCGCACATCACGCGGCTCTCTCGCGATCCattagatagatagatagatctACGCATAGATGTATCTCGGAAGGACATTGAATGATGTGATATAGAATAGATAGCGAGTGCGGTGTGTGAAGTACATTTGGATATTAActacatatgtaaattcgtaTGCAAATACCCACTGATATATAGTACAAATCTATaaaaaatccataaaaaaaaaaaaaaatcgttgGTCGTGGACGTGCACCATAGAACTGTTCAATTGAAGTGTTAAAATTGCCCACTTAACATCGTTTTAAGGTTATACACTTAAGTGTGCTGAGAAAAAGTcgataaatatacaaatggTTGTGTGTGCATTAGGGTGGACCCTATTCGAGTGCCTAAAGTTATGGGCTGCGCTGTAAAAGTGATTAAACTCCATTAGCACTTCGTTTCAAACATTCTAACGTTAATAGTTAGTTCGactgaaataaacaaacataaaaacgCGTTTTACACAGGTTCGCTCCATTGTGCATACAAgacctatgtacatatgtatgtatgtatgtgcgacCGAATGTCGatgaataaacaataattaacaATAGCCAAATAACGAGTGACCGCATAAACAAGCAGGTGTTTGAAAATGTGATTGCGCCAAAACACGAGAATTGTcgtacataaaaatataaaataaaaagaaaaggaaaactgcTTTCCATTGTCCGGAAAAATCTTTTTGAGCGATGATCGGGCGCGTCCGTGGTCACACCGCTACCAAATGCGCCCATCCTGGAATGGTGAACAATGAATTTCTTTGGCCATGACCATCTGAGCGGATTTCGACGCATAGATCGACTGGGCGCCCATCGCCAGACGCCGTGGGCAGAACAGGAGTCCTTTCATCTCAAAGACGCCTTCCTATGGAATTGGCACAAGGTGTGTGGGTTGGGCTTGGGTTTTGGTAAAGGAATAATACTCCAGTAGTGTCTATTGGTCACTATTTCAAGAAAGTCAGCAGTTGGAATTATCGATTTTGAGTATAAGATTCCATCTGGCTTAtgtggcgtatgcgtgatatttaCTTAGGTTGCAAAGCGATTGCGCAAGCTGCTCACCAACCAAGTATAGTTAATACATATaatgattatatttatttattatattattgctTTATCTGAATATTATGTGAATCTTTTCCAACTgcaatttaatacaaaatttgcTTAGTTATGCGCTTTTCCATTGATCATTTTAGCTATTACTTGTCATATAAACAACTTGATGGACATTCTTCTGTCGAAATAAGTTAATTAATCTTAATAGTAAACATTTGGCGGAATTTAACAAACAATGCCCACAGGcagtggccaaaaatggacGCTGATTCATTGGCCAAACACACATGAATGCTCTGATAATTCGAGTTCTCTTATCACTAGATGTCTACCAATTTGTTGTTCAATCAACGTTTTACGATGGCCTCCAGTTAACCGTATGTCATTTTTTTATCTTCCAGGGCTCCAGAGTTAGTACAATAAATGATTGGCTGCAAATACAAATCGGTGGCCCCCAGGATGTCAAAAAGAAAAGACCAAAGGGCCAGAATCGCATCAAGTCCACCAAATACACGCTTATCACATTCCTGCCACAAAATCTTCTGGAGCAATTTCGCCGCATTGCGAATTTCTACTTCCTGGTGATGACAATAATATCACTTTTAATTggtaaatatacaaatataacaacaatttcataataaataattatatatatcttttatcTACTCGCAGATAGTCCAGTGTCCCCAATGACCTCACTTTTACCTCTGGTATTTGTAATTGCTGTGACCGCCGCTAAACAAGGATATGAAGATATCCTGCGTTATAGAACCGATAATGTGGTCAATTCATCGCCAGGTGGGTGAAAGAAAGTCCACTTTCCAACTTTGTTTCTTATGAAAAGAGTGGAAATTTAGCAgaggaaaattaattgataCCAATTAATGagtatttatttgaaaacttCAGTTACTGTCATCCGCGATGGCAAGGAGGCGATAATCAAGTCGCAGGATGTGATTCCCGGCGAACTGATCGTCGTGGAGCGGGACTGCGATGTGCCGTGCGATCTGGTGCTGCTGCGATCCACCGATCCGCATGGCAAGTGCTTCATCACCACGGCGAACTTGGACGGCGAGTCCAACCTGAAGACGCTGATGGTGCCGCGCGACCTGCCCACCGTCGACCTGCCGGAGATGCACAAGCTGGGCATGATCGAGTGCGAGAGCCCCACCACCGATCTGTACAGCTTCAATGGCAAGATCGAGCTGAAGGGCGGCGAGGGTCGGGTGCTACCGCTGTCCGCCGAGAATGTCCTGCTGCGCGGATCGCGGGTGAAGAACACGGAGTGCGTCATCGGCTGCGCCGTCTACACGGGCATGATCTCCAAGCTGCAGCTGAACAGCCGGCTCACCCGGAACAAGAACGCCTCCAGCGAGACGTACATCAATCGCTTTTTGATCGTCATCCTGGTCGCCCTGATCGCCATCGTCACCCTGCTCTACTTCCTGAAGAGGTGGGCCTAATCTTGgactacatatatattctcaAATTGGGTCAATATCCAACCCACTCGTATTTGATCCGCAGGTACAACGAACTATTTGTGATACCCAAGCTGTTCTATCTGGGGGATGCGACGGATAGCTACAGTGTGAAGCAGTTCCTGCAGGACTACCTGTCGTTCCTGATCCTCTTCAACTACCTGATACCCATCTCCCTCTACGTGACCATCGAGCTGCAGCGCGTCATCGGCAGCTGGTTCATGGAGTGGGACCTTGAGCTTTACGAGAACGAGACCGATCAGCCGTGCGTGGTCAACACCTCCAATCTGAACGAGGAACTGGGCCAGATCAATATACTGTTCTCGGATAAGACGGGCACGCTGACCAAGAACGAGATGAACTTCCAGCAGTGCTCGATAAATGGTAGCAAATTCCTCTTTAAGAAGACGCGGCTGGAGGATGAGGAGACCAAGGCGCTCCTGGACATCAATAAGTTTTCCGTGAGTCTTTGCCGACGCTTTAGCTTGCACGCCAATCCCAAATGTCTGTCCTTTGTCCTTGCAGGCCAATCAGCGCGTCTTCTTCCAGGCCTTGTCCATATGCCACACCGTTCAGGTGGCCTCCGGATCTCTGGAACAGGCGGATGCGGGCACTGCCAAACGGGAGCCGGTGACGGCGATTAAGTCGGGTCCGCCGGAGATGTACTCCATTTCAGACATCACCGAGGAGAGCCACAATGCTAGTCAGCAGAGCGAGCTAAATGTGGGCCACACCATCGACAACTCGGTGTCGGCTCATCCCAATGGGGTCAATTCAACGACCATATCATCCGATGTCAATCCACTGTTGGTCTCCGACGACGGCTATGGCGTGGAGCGTCGCAAGCGTCCGGTGGTTGTCAAGAGGAGTCCCAACTTTGCGCGCTCCAATCGGATGAACAATGGTGCCGCCAGCGATCTGAATATCAATCAGACTGACCTTAATGCGCCCGCGAACGGAGTGGAGCCCACACCCAACTTTCGACCCATTTCGCTGCAATTCCGACGGTCTACCTCAGAGAAGGATCTGCAACAGTCGTGGGAAGCGCCCAGTGGTCAGGCGCCGGGTCACCGAAGGGCCCACTCCTATGGCGCGCCCAATGCCTACCTCACAAACCCTGTTTCGGCCAGCACCCCGCCGGCCAGTGTGCTCTTTCGATCGCCGAGCACCACTTCTCGGGAATCCTACGCCGCACCCACATTCACCCGACAGCCCACCATTTTGGTGCGGGCTGAATCACAGCGCCGGAAGAACGAAATCCGGGACTTTATATTGTAAGCGAATGAAAGAAAATCCAGAATTCGATGAAACATCTCAATTTGATATCCCCTTCCACAGCACCTTGGACTATCAGGCCTCCAGTCCGGATGAGAAGGCCTTGGTGGAGGCGTGTGCCAATTTGGGCATGGTCTACACCGGAGACGATGACGAAACGCTCCGCGTGCGCATCGTCCCGCCCCACATGGACTACAAGCGACCGTTCGCCAAGCCCAGGGAGGAGACCTTCCAGCGTCTCCATGTCCTGGAGTTCACGTCGGATCGCAAGCGCATGAGCGTGATTGTCCGGGATACGGAGGGCAAGAAGTGGATCTACACCAAGGGTGCCGAGAGCTATGTCTTTCCACTGTGCGCCAACAGTTCAGCCGAGCTGGTCACCAAGACGGACGCCCACATAAGTGATTTCGCCCGTCTAGGATTACGTACATTGGCTATTGCCAGGAGGCTAATCAGCGAGGAGGAGTACCAGGACTTCCTTGTGGAGCTGGCACAGGCGAACAGCTCACTCGAGAATCGAAAGCAGCTCAGCGAGGAGTGTTATGCCAAAATTGAAAGCAGTGAGTACCAGTGACATTCCTCACAAGTCCTTTgtgccccacgttgggcgccaagtCTTTTAGTTTTAGAAACCAACTTATACATTTGTGTCCTCTGCACAGATCTGGATTTGCTCGGTGCGACAGCTGTGGAGGATGCCCTGCAGGACGACGTGGCCGATACGCTGGTATCCCTGCAAGCGGCTGGCATTAAAATCTGGGTGCTAACGGGCGATAAGGTGGAGACAGCCCTGAATATAGCCCTGTCCTGCGGACACATTCCACCCGATGCCAAGAAGTACTTCATTATGGACTGCAAGAATAGGGAGGAGATGCTGCTGCACCTGAACGCACTTGACCGTGAGATCATCTTCGGTATTGGCCAGGAGTGCGCCCTTCTCATTGACGGCAAGAGCTTGGGCGTGGCCCTGGCAGAGGCCAGCTCGGAGTTCCGGGACGTGGCTGTCAAGTGTACGGCGGTTCTGTGCTGCCGCCTCAGTCCGCTGCAGAAAAGCGAAGTGGTGTCACTGATCAAGTCATCCAACGAGAACTACAACACGGCCTCCATTGGCGATGGCGCCAATGATGTGTCAATGATCCAGGAGGCTCACGTGGGCATTGGCATCATGGGACGCGAGGGCAGGCAGGCGGCACGATGCGCCGACTTCGCCTTCGCCAAGTTTTGCATGCTCAAGAGACTGCTCCTCGTCCATGGACACTATCACAGTGTCCGACTGTCCCTGCTGGTGCTGTACTTCTTCTACAAGAACATCGTCTTCATGGGCATCATGTTCCTCTTCCAGTTCCACACGCTGTTCTCCTCGTCCTCCGTCTACGATTCGCTGTTCCTCACCTTGTACAATGTGATATACACCTCGCTGCCCATTTTGTTCATAGCTATCTCCGAGAAGCCATACACCGAGGAAAAGCTGATGAGGTAACACGGGTTCAATCGTTTATATAATTGATGTTACTTAAAGTGCAACCTGAACAGAACGCCACAGCTTTACAAGAAGAACACGGACAACAAGCAGCTCCACTGGCCGTACTTCCTGATGTGGGTCCTCTTTGCCATCTACCACAGTGTCATCATTTTCTACTTCGCCTTCTGCCTCTTCCACTACAACAACGTGATCCTGAACTACGGACAGACGGTGGCCTTCTCCTGCTTC
This Drosophila simulans strain w501 chromosome X, Prin_Dsim_3.1, whole genome shotgun sequence DNA region includes the following protein-coding sequences:
- the LOC6740164 gene encoding phospholipid-transporting ATPase IF; translated protein: MGAGKKKSADPLRIQIGGIESRQQKPLNRVTTTKYTWLTFLPLNFYEQFRRAVYFYFLIITIVSFFVNETISPLVSLLPLLFVMIITALKEGLEDYSRSKSDKLVNTARVTVIRSGKEEIIDSQFIVPGDLVMVRNDGDVPCDLVLLQSSSADRKCFVNTANLDGETNLKTICVPASYQLSGDHELQGKDCIVCEPASADLYSFNGRLELRTGSDAEGSSGGDALPLTIDNLLLRGVRVKSTERVVGCAIYTGMHTKLQLNSRYTGNKSASSEKYINRFMVALIVGMIVVVVVLYLIERHREAKIVPTMPYLGPPTNFNSAWQIFEDFLSFLLLFNYMVPISAYMNIEVYRIFGMHFMHNDLHLYDEETDQPCRVNASNLNEELGQVNILFSDKTGTLTKNLMKFVNCYVPDINYQLQNTHLVSEGTGEKFELEKLDADAAVLFEALTVCHTVEVLQEVGEKSLESSESVSEQSRLMSRNIVDRYQASSPDEKALLEGCASLGLVYEGQENDVLRICRYPSAEKLQFKRLHVLEFSSERQRMSVIVRDQSDTIWLYCKGAESAIFPRCKASPLVEQTDAQITKYAQNGLRTMAVARRTLTADELFHFEELYRKANTQLSNRNELISSCYETVENELDLLGATALEDALQEHVGDTLEALQAAGLKIWVLTGDKVETAYNIGLACRHIPRGSKQHFIINTTEPAELLARLEMIGDDEPEVLIVDGTTIAALLEHTPRQFGDLALRCRAVLCCRLSPLQKSEIVTLIKRRKKHITAAIGDGANDVSMIQEAHIGIGITGREGKQAARCADFAIARFEMLRRLLLVHGHYNSQRLAFLVLFYCYKNIIITGCMALYQVYDLYSATNVYNSIYLWLFDIVYISFSFTVLAICDKDYSEETLLSHPELYKPLAHNRQASMGVFSLWILNGFVQCFIIFFFTYAMLNDANVLFNGGQTASFQTFGTMLITNIVIVGNLKLLLVARYMTYRNFAMILASIAAFMLTTYLYNLYPSGELYDVYNQFLSSLPIWLFTIICSVACLLPDFVLKVVNDMYRKVPPKSKSVA